The following coding sequences are from one Acidisarcina sp. window:
- the nusA gene encoding transcription termination factor NusA, with protein sequence MASALYQSIEALSHEKGIDPQIVVTAVEDAIALATRKYYKTQENMRAELDKDSGEIRAYVYKTVVEAPEQIEDPVNQIALEEARSLAPEVEVGGEIRYYKPTDVLGRIAAQMAKQVIFQKVREAERDTVFLEYNDRLNEVFTATVKRVEPQDIIFDLGKTEARMPRREQSRLEQFAVGERVRVVLLRVDRAAKGPQVIVSRAAPELVKNLFQSEVPEIYDGTVVIRAIAREAGERTKIAVMSRDKDVDPVGACVGMKGMRVQSIIRELRGEKIDIIEYSEEITTFAEKALQPAKVSRVSIADLGEKQIEVIVDDTQLSLAIGKKGQNVRLAAKLLGWKIDIKSEEEKRQEVEQQMQAMSGGPSTPIEQVSELGDAIIQKLVAHGITTVEALADMTPEELEEVPGIGEKTLEKISVAVRHYFGEYEEGEERPAQAEVAGAAIESETIAGLSQDDDVAPSAESTGPIDDGVAAAMVEEMTESGAEAGDEGVVPADPGGEIISNFVAADPEDLAEAAEIPGELKEEDVAAGELPARKVSASRELPAEKHALDPKANRDEEGGA encoded by the coding sequence ATGGCAAGTGCGCTGTATCAAAGCATTGAAGCATTGAGTCACGAGAAGGGCATTGACCCGCAGATCGTAGTGACAGCGGTGGAAGACGCAATTGCGCTGGCCACTCGCAAGTACTACAAGACGCAGGAGAATATGCGGGCCGAGTTGGACAAGGATTCGGGCGAGATTCGGGCTTACGTTTACAAGACAGTGGTGGAAGCCCCGGAACAGATCGAAGATCCCGTGAATCAGATCGCGCTGGAAGAGGCGCGCAGCCTGGCGCCCGAGGTCGAGGTCGGCGGCGAAATCCGCTACTACAAGCCGACGGACGTGCTGGGCCGCATCGCTGCTCAGATGGCCAAGCAGGTCATCTTCCAGAAGGTGCGCGAAGCCGAGCGCGATACCGTCTTCCTGGAATATAACGACCGGCTGAATGAGGTCTTTACTGCGACGGTGAAGCGCGTTGAGCCGCAGGACATCATCTTCGATCTCGGCAAGACCGAGGCGAGAATGCCCCGCCGCGAGCAATCCCGGCTGGAGCAGTTCGCGGTTGGCGAGCGCGTGCGCGTGGTGCTGCTGCGCGTGGATCGTGCCGCGAAGGGACCCCAGGTGATCGTCTCCCGCGCAGCGCCGGAGCTGGTCAAGAATCTCTTTCAGAGTGAAGTGCCGGAGATCTACGACGGCACGGTGGTCATTCGTGCCATTGCGCGCGAGGCTGGCGAGCGCACCAAGATCGCAGTCATGTCGCGCGACAAGGATGTGGACCCGGTGGGCGCATGCGTCGGCATGAAAGGCATGCGTGTGCAGTCGATCATCCGCGAATTGCGCGGAGAGAAGATCGATATCATTGAGTACAGCGAGGAGATTACGACCTTCGCGGAGAAGGCTCTGCAGCCAGCCAAGGTAAGCCGCGTCAGCATTGCGGATCTGGGCGAGAAGCAGATTGAAGTGATCGTCGACGACACGCAGTTGTCCCTGGCCATCGGCAAGAAGGGCCAGAATGTGCGTCTCGCGGCCAAGCTGCTGGGCTGGAAGATCGATATCAAGAGCGAAGAGGAGAAGCGGCAGGAGGTCGAGCAACAGATGCAGGCCATGTCTGGCGGGCCTTCTACTCCGATCGAGCAGGTCAGCGAGCTGGGCGATGCAATTATTCAGAAGCTGGTGGCACACGGAATTACTACCGTCGAAGCGCTGGCGGATATGACTCCTGAGGAGCTCGAAGAGGTTCCCGGAATAGGCGAAAAGACGCTGGAGAAGATCAGCGTTGCGGTGCGCCACTACTTCGGCGAATACGAGGAAGGCGAAGAGCGGCCTGCGCAGGCTGAAGTTGCGGGAGCCGCAATTGAGTCCGAGACCATCGCCGGGTTAAGCCAGGATGACGATGTTGCGCCGTCCGCGGAAAGCACCGGCCCGATTGACGACGGTGTAGCCGCGGCTATGGTCGAAGAGATGACCGAGTCTGGCGCGGAAGCCGGGGATGAGGGTGTCGTTCCAGCCGATCCGGGTGGCGAAATCATCAGCAATTTTGTAGCTGCCGATCCAGAGGATCTGGCAGAGGCGGCTGAGATACCAGGGGAACTGAAGGAAGAAGATGTGGCAGCAGGCGAGCTGCCTGCGCGGAAGGTTTCGGCATCCAGGGAGCTCCCGGCAGAGAAGCATGCCTTGGATCCAAAGGCAAACAGGGATGAAGAGGGTGGCGCCTGA
- the rplQ gene encoding 50S ribosomal protein L17 yields the protein MRHRNAGYKLGRNTSHRRALLRNLVTSILLEDRVETTLTKAKAARPHVEKLITLGKKGDLHSRRQALSYLMTGEAVTRLFETVAPRYGDRNGGYLRIVRTGFQRGDGAEKAYIELLGAEQLLDEKRQKRAELRTKRRAEMEEAMRENEPPAEGSEGKA from the coding sequence ATGCGCCATCGCAATGCAGGATACAAACTCGGACGCAATACCAGCCATCGCCGCGCGCTGCTGCGCAACCTGGTGACGTCCATTCTCCTCGAGGACCGGGTGGAGACGACGCTTACCAAGGCGAAGGCAGCCCGTCCCCATGTTGAAAAACTGATCACTCTCGGCAAGAAGGGTGACCTCCATTCCCGCCGCCAGGCACTCTCCTACCTGATGACGGGCGAAGCGGTTACTCGTCTGTTCGAAACGGTGGCGCCTCGTTACGGCGATCGCAACGGAGGCTATCTGCGCATTGTGCGTACCGGCTTCCAGCGTGGCGACGGAGCGGAGAAGGCCTACATCGAATTGCTCGGCGCCGAGCAGCTTCTGGACGAGAAGCGGCAGAAGCGTGCGGAGCTCCGCACCAAGCGCCGCGCGGAGATGGAAGAGGCAATGCGTGAGAACGAGCCTCCCGCCGAAGGCAGTGAAGGTAAAGCCTAA
- the infB gene encoding translation initiation factor IF-2 gives MSKVRINDLARELEVKSRSILDVLTEVGVTEKKTHSSSLEADEAERVRVHFQRGGRSVPTGQHRAEAEPKPKIDWSRVSKPGDVLKAIQSRNEEAAAEREHRRPPVPVPPPSTPVVAATPAPPRPPAPPAPVAPAPEASRPAPRRIVPQPRQEPRIIVPAPAIAAKPPMGPVVAAPPAGKVAAAEGKPAIASSVPAAPVAVKPATPAAPSPVAAPAPPVVEAAAPAAVAPPAKAEPVVAATPAAEAVSHPAETAKTPAPVETSAVAAKETPAPVEAAPVKPAAPAAPVRRVIMPQTGPRPVYTAPPPPPPPPPSAHPPQAAGPGGIQRGRPIFDRGRPGGAPGFGQRPTGGPGYQGGPGGAPGRRPMHPTRSSPTGGPPGARPGMGGRPGFGARPGFGPRPGAGAGGMMPPPGEAPRPQRPTGPNRRPGGGNKRYEKSKEGPMKGFVPPPRMGGYSQEPVPITRTITVTEGVSVKELAEKLDVRGKDLIASLLMRGVFVTVNQSLDAELVKDIARQFGAEAQVISFEEEMANEAIEEILETENPDEQEVPRPPVVTVMGHVDHGKTSLLDAIRETDVAAGEAGGITQHIGAYKVRFSKEGSPAHGREIVFLDTPGHEAFTRMRARGAKVTDLVVIVVAADDGVMPQTLEAVDHAKAANVPIIVAVNKIDKPEANPDRVKQQLGDRGLVPEAWGGDTVFVDVSAKKRINLDLLLEMICLVADMKALKATPSRKAVGTVIEAKLDRGRGVVASVLVQNGTLKSGDSFIMGNTFGKVRAMFDDRGRAVEEAGPSTPVEVLGLEGMPDAGDTFLVVADRDKAKGIAQYRKMKERESQLAKSSRVSLEGLAEQIKQAGVKELPLILKGDVTGSVEVLADSLQKMSTEKVRIKVIHTGVGAITESDILLASASNAIVIGFGVRPGREASELAEQEGVEIRLHSIIYELQDEMKKAMLGLLEPTIKENYSGRAEVLNIFKIPKVGTIAGCRVTDGVIKRDAEIRILRDGEQVYKGKLSSLKRFKDDAKEVTNGMECGIGIANFNDLKVGDTIEAFVTERIAAVLTA, from the coding sequence ATGAGTAAAGTTCGAATCAATGATTTAGCCAGAGAACTGGAAGTGAAGAGTAGGTCGATTCTGGATGTTTTGACGGAAGTAGGCGTTACGGAAAAGAAGACCCACTCCAGCTCACTTGAGGCGGACGAGGCGGAGCGCGTACGCGTCCACTTCCAGCGCGGAGGGCGCAGTGTGCCCACCGGCCAGCATCGCGCCGAGGCTGAGCCGAAGCCAAAGATTGACTGGTCGCGTGTTTCCAAGCCAGGCGATGTGCTCAAGGCGATCCAGAGCCGCAACGAAGAAGCTGCCGCCGAGCGTGAGCATCGTCGTCCACCAGTTCCCGTGCCGCCACCCAGCACTCCAGTAGTTGCGGCCACGCCTGCACCGCCCAGACCGCCAGCGCCTCCGGCCCCGGTTGCCCCTGCTCCCGAGGCATCCAGGCCTGCTCCGCGCAGGATCGTTCCTCAGCCGCGGCAGGAACCTCGCATCATCGTCCCAGCTCCCGCGATTGCCGCCAAGCCCCCAATGGGCCCGGTTGTCGCCGCGCCTCCCGCCGGAAAGGTGGCAGCAGCGGAAGGGAAGCCAGCGATCGCTTCCTCCGTGCCTGCGGCGCCTGTAGCGGTAAAACCTGCGACTCCTGCGGCTCCGTCGCCGGTAGCGGCGCCAGCGCCCCCAGTGGTTGAGGCTGCTGCTCCTGCCGCGGTTGCGCCGCCCGCCAAGGCTGAGCCTGTTGTAGCCGCCACCCCTGCGGCGGAGGCCGTTTCTCACCCTGCCGAGACTGCGAAGACTCCCGCGCCGGTTGAGACTTCTGCGGTCGCAGCAAAAGAAACTCCAGCTCCGGTCGAGGCTGCTCCAGTCAAGCCGGCAGCTCCGGCAGCGCCCGTACGTCGCGTGATTATGCCGCAGACAGGGCCACGTCCGGTCTATACGGCTCCGCCTCCGCCACCACCTCCGCCGCCCTCGGCTCATCCGCCGCAGGCTGCAGGTCCGGGTGGCATTCAGCGCGGCCGTCCGATCTTTGATCGCGGTCGTCCCGGTGGAGCCCCTGGGTTCGGGCAGCGTCCAACAGGTGGCCCTGGTTACCAGGGCGGTCCCGGTGGAGCCCCCGGCCGTCGTCCGATGCATCCTACGCGTAGCTCGCCGACAGGCGGGCCTCCAGGCGCACGCCCCGGAATGGGTGGTCGCCCGGGCTTTGGTGCTCGTCCCGGCTTTGGTCCCCGCCCCGGCGCGGGAGCCGGTGGGATGATGCCTCCTCCGGGAGAGGCGCCGCGGCCGCAGAGGCCGACAGGCCCCAATCGTCGTCCCGGTGGCGGCAACAAGCGCTACGAAAAGAGCAAAGAAGGCCCGATGAAGGGCTTTGTTCCGCCGCCGCGTATGGGCGGATATTCGCAGGAGCCGGTGCCGATTACGCGCACCATCACGGTGACGGAAGGCGTCAGCGTGAAGGAGCTTGCGGAGAAGCTGGATGTGCGTGGCAAGGATCTGATCGCATCGTTGCTGATGCGCGGCGTCTTCGTCACGGTCAACCAGTCTCTCGATGCGGAACTGGTGAAGGACATTGCGCGGCAGTTCGGCGCCGAAGCACAGGTCATCAGCTTTGAAGAAGAGATGGCGAACGAGGCGATCGAGGAGATTCTGGAGACAGAGAACCCCGATGAGCAGGAAGTGCCTCGTCCTCCTGTAGTCACGGTGATGGGCCACGTCGATCACGGCAAGACCTCGTTGCTGGACGCGATCCGCGAGACGGATGTAGCGGCCGGTGAGGCGGGCGGCATTACGCAGCACATTGGTGCGTACAAGGTTCGCTTCAGCAAGGAAGGATCTCCGGCACACGGAAGAGAGATCGTCTTTCTGGATACGCCGGGTCACGAAGCCTTTACTCGGATGCGTGCACGCGGCGCCAAGGTCACGGACCTGGTGGTGATCGTGGTAGCGGCGGATGACGGCGTGATGCCGCAGACGCTGGAAGCCGTGGATCACGCGAAGGCGGCGAATGTGCCGATTATCGTGGCCGTAAACAAGATCGATAAGCCGGAGGCGAATCCGGATCGCGTGAAGCAGCAGTTGGGCGACCGCGGACTGGTACCCGAGGCCTGGGGCGGCGACACGGTATTTGTGGACGTGTCGGCGAAGAAGCGGATCAATCTGGACCTGCTTTTGGAGATGATCTGCCTCGTCGCGGATATGAAGGCGCTCAAGGCCACTCCAAGTCGCAAGGCTGTGGGAACCGTCATCGAAGCCAAGCTGGACCGCGGGCGCGGCGTTGTCGCCTCGGTGCTGGTGCAAAATGGCACGCTGAAGTCCGGCGACAGCTTTATCATGGGCAACACATTCGGCAAGGTGCGTGCGATGTTTGACGATCGCGGGCGCGCCGTAGAAGAGGCCGGGCCATCGACTCCGGTCGAGGTGCTGGGCTTGGAGGGCATGCCGGATGCCGGCGACACCTTCCTGGTTGTTGCCGATCGCGACAAGGCAAAGGGTATCGCGCAGTATCGCAAGATGAAGGAGCGCGAGTCGCAGCTTGCCAAGTCGTCGCGGGTTTCGTTGGAGGGGCTTGCCGAGCAGATCAAGCAGGCGGGAGTCAAGGAACTGCCTCTCATCCTGAAGGGCGATGTCACCGGTTCGGTAGAAGTGCTTGCCGACTCGCTGCAGAAGATGTCCACCGAGAAGGTTCGCATCAAGGTGATCCACACCGGAGTCGGTGCGATCACGGAGAGCGATATTCTTCTGGCTTCGGCTTCGAATGCTATCGTGATCGGCTTCGGAGTCCGTCCAGGCCGGGAAGCCTCCGAGCTTGCCGAGCAGGAAGGTGTGGAGATCCGTCTGCACTCGATCATCTACGAACTGCAGGACGAGATGAAGAAGGCGATGCTCGGACTGCTGGAACCGACGATCAAGGAAAACTACTCGGGCCGTGCGGAAGTGCTCAATATCTTCAAGATCCCCAAGGTGGGCACGATTGCCGGTTGCCGCGTGACGGATGGCGTCATCAAGCGCGATGCGGAGATTCGCATCCTGCGCGATGGCGAGCAGGTCTACAAGGGCAAGCTCTCCTCGCTCAAGCGCTTCAAGGATGATGCGAAGGAAGTGACGAACGGCATGGAGTGTGGTATCGGCATTGCCAACTTCAATGATCTGAAGGTTGGCGATACGATTGAAGCCTTCGTGACGGAGCGAATCGCGGCGGTTCTGACCGCTTAA
- the guaB gene encoding IMP dehydrogenase — MIEFPVPEALTFDDVLLVPAYSDVVPAQVDTQTQLTREISLNTPLLSAAMDTVTESRLAIAMAQQGGLGVVHRNMTIEQQAGEIDKVKRSESGMIVDPVTIAPEQPISDALEVMRRFKISGVPVTKNKKLVGILTNRDLRFETRTDIPIDEVMTKENLITVPIGTTLEDAGLILHKHRVEKLLVVNDQYELKGLITVKDIQKKLKYPNAAKDEQGRLRVGGALGATGDYLERAAELIRYRVDVLAIDSAHGHSSRVLEAVRTVKRRFPHVALIAGNVATYEGALALIDAGADAIKVGIGPGSICTTRMVTGAGMPQITAISECYRACKPLGVPVIADGGIKYSGDVTKAIAAGASVIMIGSLFAGVDESPGETILYQGRSFKAYRGMGSLTAMAQGSGERYFQGKEDFEDAASQRLSEGVVNRERNTQNRLAKYVPEGIEGRVPYRGPLENMVYQLVGGLRSGMGYLGCGTIKDLHEKARFVRISNAGLRESHVHDVIITREAPNYHVE; from the coding sequence ATGATTGAATTCCCTGTACCAGAAGCTCTCACCTTCGACGATGTTCTCCTCGTCCCCGCTTATAGCGACGTTGTGCCTGCTCAGGTGGACACGCAGACACAACTGACACGCGAAATCTCCCTGAATACCCCCTTGCTGAGCGCGGCCATGGACACGGTGACGGAATCCCGCCTTGCCATCGCCATGGCGCAACAGGGAGGGCTGGGAGTCGTCCACCGCAACATGACCATAGAGCAGCAGGCCGGGGAGATCGACAAGGTCAAGCGCTCCGAGAGCGGGATGATCGTCGATCCGGTGACCATCGCCCCTGAGCAACCCATCTCCGATGCCCTGGAAGTCATGCGGCGATTCAAGATCTCCGGTGTGCCGGTCACCAAGAATAAAAAGCTGGTCGGCATCCTTACCAACCGCGATCTGCGCTTTGAAACCCGCACCGACATTCCCATCGACGAAGTGATGACCAAGGAAAACCTCATCACTGTCCCCATCGGCACAACACTGGAAGATGCCGGGCTGATCCTGCACAAGCATCGCGTCGAAAAGCTGCTGGTCGTCAACGACCAGTACGAGCTCAAGGGACTGATTACCGTTAAGGATATTCAGAAGAAACTGAAGTATCCCAATGCCGCAAAAGATGAGCAGGGACGCCTGCGCGTTGGCGGCGCCCTGGGCGCAACCGGCGACTATCTGGAGCGCGCCGCGGAGCTCATCCGGTATCGCGTTGATGTCCTGGCCATTGATTCCGCCCACGGACACTCCTCTCGCGTGCTGGAAGCGGTTCGCACGGTGAAGAGGCGCTTCCCTCATGTCGCGCTCATCGCAGGCAACGTTGCCACGTATGAAGGGGCTCTGGCCTTAATTGATGCGGGTGCCGATGCAATCAAGGTCGGGATCGGTCCCGGCTCGATCTGCACCACGCGCATGGTCACCGGCGCCGGTATGCCGCAGATCACCGCCATCAGCGAGTGTTATCGCGCCTGCAAGCCACTCGGTGTCCCGGTCATCGCCGACGGTGGAATCAAGTACTCCGGCGACGTCACCAAGGCCATCGCCGCTGGAGCCAGCGTCATCATGATTGGTTCGCTGTTTGCCGGTGTCGACGAGAGCCCGGGCGAAACCATCCTCTACCAGGGACGTTCGTTCAAGGCCTATCGCGGCATGGGATCGCTGACCGCGATGGCGCAGGGTTCCGGCGAACGCTACTTCCAGGGCAAGGAAGACTTCGAGGACGCCGCCTCCCAGCGCCTTAGCGAAGGCGTTGTTAATCGTGAACGCAACACCCAGAACCGCCTGGCAAAGTATGTGCCGGAAGGCATCGAGGGCCGCGTACCATATCGCGGACCGCTGGAAAACATGGTCTACCAGCTCGTTGGCGGCCTTCGTTCCGGCATGGGCTATCTGGGATGCGGCACCATCAAGGACCTGCACGAGAAAGCTCGCTTTGTGCGCATCTCCAACGCTGGTCTGCGTGAGAGCCACGTCCACGATGTCATCATCACGCGGGAAGCTCCGAATTATCATGTCGAGTAG
- a CDS encoding DNA-directed RNA polymerase subunit alpha yields the protein MLWRGFQKPKRLAVEAETLTEKYGKFSAQPFERGFGTTIGNALRRTLLSSIEGAAVTAVKIEGVLHEFQSITGVVEDATDIILNLKQIPFKLNGEGPKALYLRADQPGVITSGMIEADGDVEILDKDIYIATVSEGGKLDMEMRLKRGRGYISADKNFDSDLGIGFIPVDSVHSPVRKVNYAVDAARLGQITDFDKLTLEVWTNGSVLPADAVGLAAKLLKDHMSIFINFEEEIEEAGATDEGRLQLRNENLNRSVEELELSVRSYNCLKNANIQTIGELVQKTEAEMLKTKNFGRKSLNEIKEILAQMGLSLGMKIDESGNAVPGPTSVLPAATLAASYNRFDDEEDEEGLDADVPLQTEPENF from the coding sequence ATGCTTTGGAGAGGATTTCAAAAACCGAAGCGTCTTGCAGTAGAAGCCGAGACGCTGACTGAGAAGTATGGGAAGTTCAGCGCTCAACCTTTTGAGCGCGGCTTCGGTACCACCATTGGGAACGCACTGCGGCGCACGCTGTTGTCGTCGATTGAAGGCGCGGCTGTAACCGCGGTGAAGATCGAGGGCGTGCTGCACGAGTTCCAATCGATCACCGGCGTAGTCGAGGACGCGACGGACATCATCCTCAACCTGAAGCAGATTCCGTTCAAGTTGAACGGCGAGGGTCCCAAGGCGCTCTATCTTCGCGCGGATCAGCCGGGTGTCATTACTTCGGGCATGATCGAAGCCGATGGTGATGTTGAGATTCTGGACAAGGATATCTACATCGCGACAGTAAGCGAGGGCGGCAAGCTGGACATGGAGATGCGCTTGAAGCGCGGCCGTGGCTATATCTCCGCCGACAAGAACTTCGATTCGGATCTGGGGATTGGTTTCATCCCGGTCGACTCGGTTCACTCGCCTGTTCGCAAGGTGAATTACGCAGTGGATGCAGCCCGTCTGGGTCAGATCACCGACTTTGACAAGCTGACGCTGGAAGTCTGGACCAATGGATCGGTACTCCCCGCCGATGCAGTCGGTTTGGCCGCGAAGCTGTTGAAGGACCATATGAGTATCTTCATCAACTTCGAGGAAGAGATAGAAGAGGCGGGTGCGACGGACGAAGGCCGCCTGCAGTTGCGCAACGAGAATCTGAATCGCTCTGTGGAAGAGCTGGAGCTCTCGGTTCGCAGCTACAATTGCCTGAAGAACGCCAACATCCAGACGATCGGCGAACTGGTTCAGAAGACCGAAGCCGAGATGCTGAAGACCAAGAACTTCGGGCGCAAGTCCTTGAATGAAATCAAGGAGATCCTTGCGCAGATGGGCTTGTCGCTTGGCATGAAGATTGACGAGAGCGGTAACGCGGTCCCCGGACCGACGAGCGTACTGCCGGCAGCGACGCTGGCGGCAAGCTACAACCGCTTCGACGATGAAGAAGATGAAGAGGGTCTGGATGCGGATGTTCCGCTGCAGACCGAGCCAGAGAACTTCTAA
- a CDS encoding substrate-binding domain-containing protein, with protein sequence MASRFLIGIFAITLATMLAGCERHSKSESYYLVAVNTKLPYWQTAAAGLDKAAAQYGVTAEMRGPDTFDPQAEVKEFRAVVARKPAGIMVSVADAGLMAPEIDAALQAGIPVITIDSDAANSHRLFFIGTNNLQAGRLGGARIVQKLSGKGNVVFFTMPGQPNLDERLKGYQDVFATHPGINVIETFNIKGDSGTALDKTTEYLARTGAGKIDALVCLEASAGKDVAEALKRANAKDRVLVAMDVDEETLNLVNSGVIDATIAQKPFTMAFYGLKQLDDLHHYPLKSLTTVYSVDSFSPVPTFVDTGTSLVDKGNVDVFLKSRADAQAH encoded by the coding sequence TTGGCATCGCGTTTTTTGATTGGGATCTTTGCAATCACTTTGGCAACCATGCTTGCCGGGTGTGAGCGCCATAGCAAGTCGGAGAGCTACTACCTGGTTGCGGTGAATACGAAATTGCCCTATTGGCAGACGGCTGCGGCTGGTCTGGACAAGGCGGCGGCCCAGTATGGGGTGACGGCGGAGATGCGCGGGCCAGACACCTTTGATCCACAGGCAGAGGTGAAGGAGTTCCGCGCGGTTGTGGCCCGGAAGCCTGCGGGCATCATGGTGTCGGTCGCGGATGCCGGACTGATGGCGCCTGAGATTGATGCGGCGCTACAGGCAGGCATCCCGGTGATTACCATCGACTCCGATGCAGCGAATAGCCATCGGCTGTTCTTTATCGGAACGAACAATCTGCAGGCAGGCCGCCTGGGTGGAGCGCGGATCGTGCAAAAGCTCAGCGGGAAGGGCAACGTCGTTTTCTTCACCATGCCAGGCCAGCCCAACCTCGATGAACGCCTGAAGGGCTACCAGGACGTGTTTGCTACGCATCCGGGAATCAACGTGATTGAAACCTTCAATATCAAGGGCGACTCCGGTACGGCACTCGACAAGACGACCGAGTATCTGGCGCGTACGGGAGCGGGAAAGATTGACGCGCTGGTTTGTCTCGAGGCCTCCGCGGGTAAGGATGTAGCCGAAGCGTTGAAGCGTGCCAATGCGAAGGATCGGGTGCTGGTGGCAATGGATGTGGATGAGGAGACGCTGAACCTGGTAAATAGCGGCGTAATCGATGCAACGATTGCGCAGAAGCCATTCACCATGGCGTTCTATGGGCTGAAGCAACTCGATGACCTCCACCACTATCCCCTGAAGTCCCTGACCACGGTCTACTCTGTCGATTCGTTCTCCCCGGTTCCAACCTTCGTGGATACCGGCACGAGCCTTGTCGATAAGGGCAACGTGGATGTTTTCCTGAAATCCAGGGCAGACGCTCAGGCGCACTAA
- the rimP gene encoding ribosome maturation factor RimP — protein MALDLATIRALADRVAASHGLEVVEVEYLGGSKQRVLRVFIEKNAEERAKHVAAATETDLPGKFAAGEVNVDQLAWVTHEDCQNYSQDFGTVLDVEELGPGSGYTLEVSSPGLDRRLYGRADYERFRGSVVKLQTFEPVAGNRHWQGRLTDVGADSIRLDPAPLKGKRKKAAATEPVEIPLANVEKANLVPEI, from the coding sequence ATGGCACTGGATCTTGCGACAATTCGCGCATTAGCGGACCGCGTGGCGGCCTCGCACGGCCTTGAGGTCGTGGAGGTCGAGTATCTCGGCGGCAGTAAGCAACGGGTGCTGCGCGTCTTTATCGAGAAGAATGCGGAAGAGCGCGCCAAGCATGTAGCGGCGGCTACGGAAACGGATTTGCCGGGAAAGTTTGCGGCTGGCGAAGTCAATGTCGACCAGCTTGCCTGGGTCACCCACGAAGATTGCCAGAACTACAGCCAGGATTTCGGAACGGTTCTGGATGTCGAGGAGTTGGGGCCAGGCAGCGGCTACACGCTGGAAGTCTCTTCTCCGGGGCTGGACCGCAGGCTCTATGGGCGCGCGGATTATGAGCGGTTTCGTGGAAGCGTAGTCAAGCTGCAGACATTCGAGCCCGTGGCAGGCAACCGGCATTGGCAAGGCAGGCTCACAGATGTGGGCGCAGATTCGATACGGCTGGACCCTGCCCCTTTGAAGGGGAAGCGAAAGAAGGCGGCGGCCACCGAGCCGGTCGAGATCCCCTTGGCTAATGTTGAGAAGGCCAATCTGGTTCCCGAGATTTAG
- a CDS encoding NAD(P)-dependent oxidoreductase translates to MNVVLYGATGMIGSRILRELVSRGHRVTAVARNISKVPTMPGVEAEQGDVRDPESVAMTAEESDAAISAISPGLNASQDVLSQDYRSLIAGLKKAGVKRLIAVGGAGSLEVVPGVQLVDTPDFPAGWKGVALAHRDVLKVLGESGLDWTSLSPAALIQPGTRTGKFRIGKDQLLTDSKGESRISAEDYAVALVDELENPKHVGQRFTVAY, encoded by the coding sequence ATGAACGTTGTTCTATATGGAGCGACAGGAATGATTGGCAGCCGGATTTTGCGGGAACTGGTTTCGCGCGGTCATAGAGTCACGGCCGTGGCCAGAAATATCAGCAAGGTGCCTACCATGCCGGGTGTTGAGGCGGAGCAGGGCGATGTCAGAGATCCGGAGAGCGTTGCCATGACCGCCGAAGAGAGCGATGCTGCGATCAGCGCTATTTCTCCGGGGCTGAACGCATCGCAAGACGTTCTCTCCCAGGATTACCGATCCCTGATTGCCGGTTTGAAGAAGGCTGGGGTGAAGCGGCTGATCGCGGTGGGCGGGGCAGGCAGTCTCGAAGTCGTCCCTGGAGTCCAGCTCGTCGATACGCCCGACTTTCCCGCAGGCTGGAAAGGAGTTGCTCTGGCGCATCGTGACGTCCTGAAGGTTCTGGGCGAGTCTGGCCTGGACTGGACTTCGCTCAGCCCCGCTGCGCTGATTCAGCCGGGCACGCGCACAGGGAAATTTCGCATCGGTAAAGATCAATTATTGACGGATAGCAAAGGCGAGAGCCGCATCTCTGCCGAAGATTACGCGGTCGCGCTGGTGGATGAACTGGAGAATCCGAAGCACGTTGGCCAGCGCTTCACGGTAGCCTATTAA
- a CDS encoding VanZ family protein has translation MSSSQSRANRLLSAWIPAICAIAVICWESTSQFSATNTSTPLRHLWEFLLGPVSNLAWGTIHHHIRKTGHLLGYGLLSGFLFRAWFLTIDFKTARRMLAWKVSAALALACTFLIASGDEIHQKFLPSRSSSPRDVAIDMAGALAMQLLTATILLLPSQARRIFDTET, from the coding sequence ATGTCGAGTAGCCAATCGCGCGCAAATCGTCTGTTATCCGCCTGGATACCGGCGATTTGCGCCATCGCGGTGATCTGCTGGGAGTCAACCAGCCAGTTCTCCGCGACGAATACCAGTACCCCGCTGCGCCACCTGTGGGAGTTTCTGCTGGGTCCGGTAAGCAACCTGGCATGGGGAACGATTCATCACCACATCCGCAAGACAGGCCACCTGTTGGGGTATGGACTGTTGAGCGGATTCCTCTTTCGTGCATGGTTCCTGACGATTGACTTTAAGACAGCGCGAAGAATGCTGGCCTGGAAGGTCAGCGCCGCTCTGGCACTGGCCTGCACCTTCCTCATCGCCAGCGGGGATGAGATTCACCAGAAATTCCTTCCCTCCCGCTCCAGCTCCCCCAGGGATGTGGCCATCGATATGGCCGGAGCCCTCGCTATGCAACTGCTCACGGCGACGATCCTGCTACTCCCATCGCAGGCGCGACGTATTTTCGACACCGAAACTTAA